In one window of Candidatus Scalindua sp. DNA:
- the asnB gene encoding asparagine synthase (glutamine-hydrolyzing), which yields MCGFVGRINLDKNNRVDKSLIKSMCDAIIHRGPDDEGFFANKNVGLGHRRLSIIDLDRGHQPIFNEDGSIVIVYNGEVYNFLELRKELLYKGHNFKSRTDTEVIVHLYEELQESCLNKMNGMFSFALWDSKKEKLFLVRDRIGIKPLYYYLDKEKILFASELKAIIKDHSVPRKIDANAIDLYLSYGYIPAPWTIFEGINKLLPGNYAILQDGILDVRQYWDIKYEYNYNRSDEDDVENIINILKSSIQMRLISDVPVGAFLSGGIDSSAIVGLMSQLSDRKIKTFSIGFKEDRFNELNDARFIAETFHTEHYEMIVEPDAIKLLPDLVWSYDEPFADSSAIPTYYVSKLASEHVKVILSGDGGDELFAGYTRYLTSDRDKIFLKLPRCIRKYLLGTVGNIMPRNFVGKNYLQYISHGNMQRYLERVCCFSEEMKNYLYSKDFAASIEKQTLNYLGNVNDKDAITKYLYFDSKTYLPDDILVKVDKASMAKSLEVRVPILDYRLIEYAATIPPCKKIQGGNQKVIFKKALKNVLTSSVFRKRKHGFSIPLKLWFRNELKDYSYDILLSKDALQRGYFKRKHIKNILDEHQSGRRDNSFHMWTMLIFELWHKHFIDQ from the coding sequence ATGTGTGGTTTTGTAGGGAGAATTAATTTAGATAAAAACAACCGTGTAGACAAATCTTTAATAAAGTCTATGTGTGATGCCATTATACACCGTGGCCCTGATGATGAAGGATTTTTTGCAAATAAAAATGTAGGGCTGGGGCATAGAAGGCTTAGTATTATCGACCTTGATAGAGGCCATCAGCCCATCTTCAATGAAGATGGATCAATTGTAATAGTGTATAATGGTGAGGTGTACAATTTTCTTGAATTACGAAAAGAGCTCTTGTATAAAGGGCATAATTTTAAAAGTAGGACGGATACAGAAGTAATTGTTCATCTTTATGAAGAATTGCAAGAATCTTGCTTAAACAAGATGAACGGTATGTTTAGTTTTGCTTTATGGGATTCAAAAAAAGAGAAGCTATTTCTTGTCAGAGATCGAATAGGTATAAAGCCTCTTTATTATTATCTAGATAAAGAAAAAATATTATTTGCTTCTGAATTGAAAGCAATTATAAAGGACCATTCAGTTCCCAGAAAGATTGATGCTAATGCGATAGATTTATACCTTAGTTATGGTTATATCCCTGCCCCCTGGACAATTTTTGAAGGAATAAACAAGCTTCTTCCTGGCAATTATGCTATTTTACAAGATGGCATCCTTGATGTTAGACAATACTGGGATATTAAGTATGAATATAATTATAACAGGAGCGATGAAGATGACGTGGAAAATATAATTAATATATTGAAATCGTCTATACAAATGAGATTAATAAGTGATGTTCCGGTTGGTGCTTTCCTGTCAGGCGGTATAGATTCAAGTGCAATTGTTGGACTAATGAGTCAATTGTCTGACCGGAAAATTAAGACATTTTCTATTGGCTTTAAAGAGGACAGATTTAATGAGCTAAATGATGCTAGGTTTATTGCTGAAACATTTCACACGGAACATTATGAAATGATAGTTGAACCAGATGCTATAAAACTTCTTCCTGACCTTGTATGGTCTTATGATGAACCTTTCGCAGATTCATCTGCTATTCCAACCTATTATGTATCAAAACTTGCAAGTGAGCATGTTAAGGTGATCTTATCTGGAGACGGTGGTGACGAATTATTTGCTGGATATACAAGATATTTAACTTCAGATAGGGATAAGATTTTTCTAAAATTACCTAGATGTATAAGAAAGTACTTGCTTGGTACAGTTGGCAATATAATGCCAAGGAATTTTGTTGGGAAGAATTATTTGCAGTATATATCACATGGTAATATGCAAAGATATCTTGAAAGAGTCTGTTGCTTTTCTGAAGAGATGAAAAATTACCTTTACTCAAAGGATTTTGCTGCTTCAATTGAAAAACAAACTTTAAATTACTTGGGAAATGTGAATGATAAAGATGCAATTACAAAATATTTGTATTTTGATAGCAAGACATACCTCCCTGATGACATACTTGTAAAAGTAGATAAAGCAAGTATGGCAAAATCTTTAGAAGTCAGGGTTCCAATACTTGATTACAGACTTATAGAATATGCTGCTACAATACCACCGTGCAAAAAGATTCAAGGCGGTAACCAAAAAGTAATATTTAAGAAAGCTTTGAAGAATGTACTAACTTCATCAGTATTCAGAAAAAGAAAACATGGATTTAGTATCCCACTTAAGCTATGGTTCAGGAATGAACTCAAAGACTATTCATATGATATCCTTTTGAGTAAAGACGCTTTACAACGAGGATATTTTAAAAGAAAACATATTAAAAATATATTGGATGAGCATCAATCAGGTAGGCGAGACAACAGCTTTCATATGTGGACGATGCTCATCTTTGAACTCTGGCACAAACACTTTATTGATCAATAG
- a CDS encoding O-antigen ligase family protein — MSVTAIVFVLVFFILIVLACIRNPIFGLMSYFWVFYNFPPERWWGSALPSLRWSLIAALITLIATILRKPQKICSPWHANWGIRILIFYTAWMWIQSFWALSEKQHLESCLLFTKYIILYYIIYKIVSDEPGLEIFSLAHIVGCFIFGWIAFRSNVSGRFETIGGPGINDANTLGMHMITGIIFAGFMFLGIKGKNKWIALGAAPFILNCIILTSSRGSMLGMAIGGIFSIYLCPKSKRTIVLGCLSLGIILLMVLAHDQFWERFSTIFETNEYGQREASAQSRIDIARYGFEMARQNPLGAGSGGHVVLSFEYMPEELLSSSTTGRSAHNTFMAVLVEQGYPGALLFVLLNIWIIFKLIQLKYADQVGLPSSLAMYRVMLGSSFAACFIAGQFGNFIKAEVQIWLLALFCIFLNLSYESLSEGRQA, encoded by the coding sequence TTGAGTGTAACAGCAATAGTTTTTGTATTAGTATTTTTCATTCTTATTGTCCTTGCTTGTATTAGGAATCCTATTTTTGGCTTAATGTCTTATTTTTGGGTGTTTTATAATTTTCCACCAGAAAGATGGTGGGGTTCAGCGTTGCCAAGTTTACGCTGGTCTTTAATCGCGGCTTTAATAACTCTTATTGCTACTATATTACGGAAACCTCAAAAAATATGTTCTCCATGGCATGCTAATTGGGGGATACGCATATTAATATTTTATACTGCTTGGATGTGGATTCAAAGTTTTTGGGCACTAAGTGAGAAACAACATTTGGAAAGTTGCCTTCTTTTTACTAAATATATTATTCTTTATTACATAATTTATAAAATTGTTAGTGACGAACCAGGCTTAGAGATATTTTCGCTAGCTCATATAGTAGGATGCTTTATTTTTGGTTGGATAGCATTCCGGAGTAACGTTTCTGGCAGATTCGAAACGATAGGTGGTCCAGGCATTAATGACGCAAATACATTGGGCATGCATATGATTACAGGGATAATCTTTGCTGGCTTCATGTTTCTAGGAATTAAAGGTAAGAATAAGTGGATTGCATTAGGAGCAGCGCCATTCATTTTAAATTGTATTATTTTAACTTCTAGCAGGGGGTCTATGCTTGGAATGGCAATAGGTGGTATATTTTCTATCTATTTGTGTCCTAAGAGCAAGCGGACAATTGTCTTAGGATGTTTATCGTTGGGGATAATATTGCTTATGGTTCTAGCCCATGATCAGTTTTGGGAACGATTTAGTACAATTTTTGAAACAAATGAATATGGGCAACGTGAGGCAAGCGCTCAATCTAGAATTGATATAGCTCGTTACGGTTTTGAAATGGCTCGTCAGAACCCATTGGGTGCTGGTTCCGGTGGTCATGTAGTGTTAAGCTTTGAATATATGCCAGAAGAACTTTTGTCATCTAGTACAACTGGAAGGTCCGCACATAACACATTTATGGCTGTGCTTGTTGAGCAAGGTTACCCTGGAGCATTATTGTTCGTATTGTTGAATATATGGATAATATTTAAACTTATACAGCTTAAGTATGCAGATCAAGTTGGTTTACCTTCTTCGTTGGCAATGTATAGGGTAATGCTAGGTTCCTCTTTTGCCGCTTGCTTTATTGCTGGGCAATTTGGTAACTTCATAAAAGCAGAGGTACAAATTTGGCTTTTAGCATTATTTTGTATTTTCTTAAATCTTTCGTATGAGTCATTATCAGAGGGAAGGCAGGCATGA
- a CDS encoding glycosyltransferase — MGKYNILVLSHLFPNIKYPQFGVFVLNRVLALNKYCNINVIAPIPFFPFMSNIRRFQNYEKVQLNENVDGLNVFHPRFPVIPRYLKWIDSISYFFATFSHIYKISKSDKDKIDLIDIHWTYPDSLTGFIWACLLKKNFIVTIRGKEALYIGENSLRKLIINKVLKKADAIVVLSTELKELVRQIGVHEKKIFLVFNGVDLTRFNIKNKDYCRKQLSIPSGKKVIISVGSLIYRKGFDKIINVLPNINKDFSVELYIIGEVGPEGDYLDQLKGKISSLKLKNVLFVGSKDFHELSMWYNAADVFCLASRGEGCPNVLMEALACGTPAVATEVGSVADIIEEDSMGYVVNVNDEIELENSIKRALRQNWNRLKICKSMQDRTWDNCAKQVLKVYDIVLKEKYDSNM; from the coding sequence ATGGGGAAATACAATATTCTAGTTTTAAGTCACTTGTTTCCAAACATTAAATACCCTCAATTTGGTGTTTTTGTTTTGAATAGAGTACTTGCACTTAATAAATACTGTAATATAAATGTTATAGCTCCCATTCCTTTTTTTCCTTTCATGAGCAATATTAGAAGGTTCCAAAATTACGAAAAAGTGCAACTCAATGAAAATGTTGATGGTTTAAACGTGTTCCATCCGCGTTTTCCTGTTATTCCACGATACTTAAAATGGATAGATTCAATTTCATACTTTTTCGCAACTTTTTCTCATATTTATAAAATTTCTAAATCTGATAAAGATAAAATAGATCTAATTGATATTCATTGGACTTATCCTGATTCTTTGACCGGATTTATTTGGGCGTGTTTATTAAAAAAAAATTTTATTGTTACTATTCGTGGAAAAGAGGCTTTGTATATTGGTGAAAATAGCTTAAGAAAATTAATCATTAACAAGGTGTTAAAGAAAGCGGATGCTATTGTTGTTTTGAGTACAGAATTAAAGGAGTTAGTAAGGCAAATAGGCGTTCACGAAAAAAAAATCTTCTTAGTTTTTAATGGAGTTGACCTTACAAGGTTTAATATAAAAAATAAAGACTATTGCCGAAAACAACTAAGTATCCCTTCTGGAAAGAAAGTCATTATTTCGGTTGGCTCACTTATTTACAGGAAGGGATTTGATAAAATTATTAACGTGTTACCAAACATCAATAAAGATTTTTCTGTTGAGCTATATATTATTGGTGAAGTAGGTCCTGAAGGGGATTATCTTGATCAATTAAAGGGGAAAATATCTTCGCTAAAACTAAAAAATGTTCTCTTTGTTGGTAGCAAAGACTTTCATGAACTTTCCATGTGGTATAATGCTGCAGATGTTTTCTGTTTAGCCAGTAGAGGAGAAGGGTGCCCTAATGTTTTGATGGAGGCACTCGCTTGTGGAACGCCAGCTGTTGCAACGGAAGTTGGCTCTGTTGCTGATATCATAGAAGAAGATTCAATGGGGTATGTAGTAAATGTAAATGACGAGATTGAACTGGAAAATAGTATTAAAAGAGCGTTGCGTCAAAATTGGAACAGATTAAAGATTTGTAAATCGATGCAAGACAGGACGTGGGACAATTGTGCTAAGCAAGTTTTGAAAGTATATGACATTGTTTTGAAAGAAAAATATGACTCTAATATGTAA
- the asnB gene encoding asparagine synthase (glutamine-hydrolyzing) has translation MCGIVGILDFSSPPTQSDIVKMRDLISYRGPDDCGIKILTSDGVALGHRRLSIIDPRPSGKQPMCNSDNSLHIVFNGEIYNYLEIKKELETAQYNFKTSTDTEVLLYAYDYWGTDCLNRLIGMFAFAIWDCKRKVLFAARDRIGIKPFYYSFNGARFLFASEVKCIVSLQKDKSSINLQLIDSYMSFGYIPGENTLNKWIKRLLPGHYLIYSKDEFKVSKYWDFTFSQDTDKGLDYYVDQLETLLNDAINLRLRSDVPLGVFLSGGLDSSSVVALLATRVAKRLKTFSVAYDFGPEYNETNYAKQVSDYFNTDHHELMLTSKEFKEFIPGYVQHMDEPVTESAAISLYYLSKLTKKHVTVVLSGEGADELFGGYDFYVYNLAIENYRRIFGTTFSKFIYGAASKFISSQKVHKYFILSTKSLVNRYKGISSYDEKFKDDLYHKEFRDYLTREENSNDSFISSIFENTANSDSLSRMLYFDTKTWLVDDLLIKADRMSMAASLELRVPFLDHRLVEFAATVPSKYKVRAGTTKYLLKKLMQSKLPIDIIKRKKMGFPTPLKIMFRNELSDYVSDTLLSKQAIERGYFKTNMIRRVLDEHLSGHVDHHRVLWQLLVLEEWHIRFA, from the coding sequence ATGTGTGGAATTGTTGGTATTCTAGATTTTTCTTCTCCTCCTACGCAAAGCGATATTGTGAAAATGCGTGATCTTATATCATATAGGGGGCCGGATGATTGCGGTATTAAAATATTAACGTCTGATGGCGTTGCATTGGGCCATAGGAGGTTAAGCATTATCGATCCGAGACCATCAGGGAAACAACCAATGTGTAATTCGGATAATAGTTTGCATATTGTTTTCAATGGAGAGATATATAACTATTTAGAAATAAAAAAAGAATTAGAGACGGCTCAGTATAATTTTAAAACTTCTACAGATACGGAAGTTTTATTATACGCTTATGATTATTGGGGTACGGATTGTTTAAATAGATTAATAGGTATGTTCGCTTTTGCTATATGGGATTGTAAAAGAAAAGTATTATTCGCGGCAAGGGATCGTATAGGCATTAAACCATTCTATTATTCTTTTAATGGGGCACGATTTTTATTTGCCTCGGAAGTCAAATGTATTGTATCTCTACAAAAAGATAAATCATCAATTAACCTTCAATTAATTGATTCTTATATGAGTTTTGGATATATACCCGGAGAAAATACTCTCAATAAATGGATAAAAAGACTGCTACCTGGCCACTATCTTATATATAGTAAAGACGAATTTAAGGTTTCAAAATATTGGGATTTCACATTTTCGCAAGATACGGACAAAGGATTAGATTATTATGTCGATCAATTGGAAACTTTGTTAAATGATGCAATTAACTTGAGATTAAGGAGTGATGTCCCATTAGGTGTTTTTTTGAGTGGCGGTCTTGATTCCAGTTCGGTTGTTGCTCTTTTAGCTACTAGAGTGGCAAAGCGATTGAAAACGTTTTCGGTTGCATACGATTTTGGACCTGAATATAACGAGACAAACTATGCTAAGCAAGTATCCGACTATTTCAATACAGATCATCATGAACTGATGTTAACTTCAAAAGAATTTAAGGAATTTATTCCGGGCTATGTACAACATATGGATGAGCCCGTAACTGAATCCGCTGCAATCTCTTTGTATTATCTATCAAAGTTAACCAAGAAGCATGTAACTGTCGTTTTGAGTGGTGAAGGAGCAGATGAGCTTTTTGGAGGATACGATTTTTATGTTTACAATCTCGCTATTGAAAACTATCGGCGCATTTTTGGGACAACATTTAGTAAATTCATTTATGGTGCAGCTAGCAAGTTTATTTCTTCTCAGAAAGTACATAAATATTTTATATTAAGCACTAAAAGTTTGGTAAACCGTTACAAGGGGATTTCTTCTTATGATGAGAAATTTAAGGACGATTTATATCACAAAGAATTTAGAGATTATTTAACGAGAGAAGAAAATAGCAATGATAGTTTTATTTCATCTATTTTTGAAAATACAGCGAACAGTGATTCTCTTAGTAGAATGCTATATTTTGACACAAAAACATGGTTAGTGGATGATCTTTTAATAAAAGCGGATCGAATGTCTATGGCTGCTTCTTTGGAACTACGCGTTCCTTTTCTTGATCATCGTCTTGTTGAGTTTGCGGCCACAGTACCTTCAAAATATAAAGTTAGAGCGGGAACAACTAAATATTTACTGAAAAAACTGATGCAGAGTAAGTTACCCATTGATATTATCAAGAGAAAGAAGATGGGTTTTCCTACTCCTTTGAAAATTATGTTTAGAAACGAACTTTCTGATTATGTATCTGATACACTTTTGTCTAAACAAGCAATCGAAAGAGGATATTTTAAAACAAATATGATTAGGAGAGTCCTGGATGAACATTTATCAGGGCATGTTGACCATCACCGTGTTTTGTGGCAATTATTGGTACTTGAAGAATGGCATATTCGGTTTGCATGA
- a CDS encoding glycosyltransferase: MKTKTTVCHLVYSFDGIGGLENGLINIVNNLDREKFQHIICSLTKVGSIKERIQKNNEVKFYELNKRNGNDIKVFFKLFKIFRKEKIDILHLRNWATMLEGFLPAKIAGLDKIIYSEHGRHFEDIDDNKKLNTLIKKYIFNRVDHLLLLSDKLKNEMIQVYKIKRKIDVIFNGVDVEKFVPSDNSSIRKIHGWSDDQMIVGAVARLDKGKNIDQLVKGTISKDSGYKLVIIGDGPEMYNLKSIINDMDAKGRVVLMGNRDDVHLVLKCFDVFVLPSLSEGISNVILEAMACGLPIIAYDVGGNGELVVNREGGYLVRLGDSEMFLNHIDKILEDDSLRKKMGIFNRKLVEERFSIHNMIDSYSRLYSL, encoded by the coding sequence TTGAAAACTAAAACAACGGTTTGTCATTTAGTATATTCATTTGATGGTATAGGTGGCTTGGAAAATGGGTTAATAAATATAGTTAATAATTTAGATAGAGAAAAATTCCAGCACATTATCTGTTCACTAACCAAAGTAGGTTCAATTAAAGAAAGAATTCAAAAAAATAATGAAGTTAAATTTTATGAATTAAATAAACGTAATGGTAATGATATTAAAGTCTTTTTTAAATTATTTAAAATATTTCGAAAAGAGAAGATTGATATTTTACATCTTAGAAATTGGGCTACGATGCTGGAAGGTTTTCTGCCAGCAAAGATTGCTGGTTTGGATAAGATAATTTATTCAGAGCACGGACGACACTTTGAAGATATTGATGACAACAAGAAGCTTAACACCTTAATTAAAAAATATATTTTTAATCGTGTAGACCATTTATTGCTCTTGTCTGATAAGTTAAAAAATGAAATGATACAAGTGTATAAAATTAAAAGAAAAATTGATGTAATTTTTAATGGTGTAGATGTGGAAAAATTTGTTCCATCAGATAATTCTAGTATTCGAAAGATACATGGTTGGAGTGATGATCAAATGATTGTTGGCGCTGTAGCAAGGCTTGATAAAGGTAAAAATATTGATCAGTTGGTTAAAGGCACGATATCAAAAGATTCCGGGTATAAGTTAGTTATTATTGGAGATGGACCTGAAATGTACAATTTAAAAAGTATCATAAATGATATGGATGCAAAGGGGCGTGTTGTTCTTATGGGGAATCGAGACGATGTTCACCTTGTGTTGAAGTGTTTTGATGTTTTTGTATTACCATCACTAAGCGAAGGGATATCAAATGTTATTCTGGAAGCTATGGCTTGTGGCCTTCCGATTATTGCGTATGATGTAGGTGGTAACGGTGAGTTGGTTGTTAATCGTGAAGGTGGTTACCTTGTTAGATTGGGAGACAGTGAGATGTTTTTGAACCATATCGATAAGATATTAGAAGATGATTCTTTAAGAAAAAAAATGGGGATATTTAATAGGAAATTGGTTGAAGAACGCTTCTCTATTCATAATATGATAGATTCATATTCTAGATTGTATTCTTTATGA
- a CDS encoding glycosyltransferase family 2 protein → MDISFIILTWNSECHVRKCLTTLLTSLDNSKFIYEIFLVDNGSTDCTRSIINDYKDTYSDKILPILLDCNTGTTYSRNMALKRAKGKYIVILDCDVVVSSGSVEKLIKILNNNEKVGLVAPMLTYPDGKLQKSTDTFPTIFSKMFRYLFLKTMENREDMLSQGQEPKEVNYAISAFWVLKRKVIEQTGLLDENIFYAPEDVDYCLRVWKKGYKVLYCPEVQAIHNAQEISRGLKINMFKINHVKGLIYYFRKHKYIFKRPNLQK, encoded by the coding sequence ATGGATATATCATTTATTATATTGACATGGAATTCTGAATGCCACGTTAGGAAGTGCCTCACTACATTATTAACTTCTCTTGACAATAGTAAGTTTATATATGAAATATTTCTAGTTGATAATGGATCTACAGATTGTACAAGATCTATTATCAATGATTATAAGGATACTTATAGTGATAAGATATTGCCAATCTTACTAGATTGCAATACAGGCACAACGTATTCTAGAAATATGGCATTAAAGAGGGCTAAAGGTAAGTATATCGTAATTTTGGATTGTGATGTTGTGGTATCTAGTGGTTCAGTAGAAAAATTAATTAAAATCCTTAACAACAATGAAAAAGTTGGTCTAGTTGCCCCAATGCTGACTTACCCTGACGGTAAATTACAGAAATCAACAGACACTTTTCCGACTATTTTTTCAAAGATGTTTCGTTATCTTTTCCTTAAAACAATGGAAAACAGAGAAGATATGTTGTCACAAGGACAAGAACCTAAAGAGGTTAATTATGCTATTTCGGCATTTTGGGTGTTAAAAAGAAAAGTGATTGAACAGACTGGTTTACTGGATGAAAATATCTTTTATGCCCCGGAAGACGTTGATTATTGCCTCCGTGTGTGGAAGAAAGGCTACAAAGTATTATATTGTCCAGAGGTACAGGCTATCCATAATGCTCAGGAAATATCACGAGGTCTAAAAATAAATATGTTCAAAATAAATCATGTTAAAGGCCTGATATATTATTTTAGGAAGCATAAATACATCTTTAAAAGACCTAATTTACAGAAGTAG
- a CDS encoding glycosyltransferase family 39 protein produces MYNTSKILNIENKLISVIVLFFIASGIYFRFVDIGKWCFAVDEFFIATSVSKILDYGIPKFEYGGYYTRGLLFQYFEAFISLIWGFNEGTLRYGSLFFNLLSFPALYLLGRRIGGKTLGLAAICIFSISLWEIELSRFVRMYTAFQCAFLWFLLILLNVIVDKDQNKIKWLYAIAICSIFVHEATIFILLLLFLPLLFGSVGEIRKHILASSVILLCGYFYLKFDFRHLGTSSHLPIEYQKFIGSKNSIFPDLYFLNTIIQLREWFFAYVLVFSINIYAVYRLWKDIYLTNDKKTIMSILVFLSLAQMFGLLLLVMLAMIVINKVDIKDSKNKAIQKTIACVVITFNFWLLYGIFTNKWIGEFENLSSISIKKILVVLFKYPNIFDALIFPWGNAIPIISICFLIAALYITFLLFVNRENNKTCQLRVLIFVMISCTSLLGILPTNYRTTRYGFFLYPVAILVLLYFIKYLAERFGSIKCQSLIFFFFAIFIFVNTDDFEINHLWNISSPQINFRMHHDLQKAIHFYPRCDFKSPANFIDKNAGENDIIIIKELPCCHYLKRISYVFKSDKNIEFSAISILNGTKEFWTGAYLMYKYDDLVNLLNNIKETVWIIDYTEKYPGSVNPQLRFENLSKYAVYTSIDGAFNVLKIPPGNNHY; encoded by the coding sequence ATGTATAACACATCAAAAATACTAAATATCGAAAATAAATTAATATCTGTTATTGTATTATTTTTTATTGCATCAGGGATTTATTTCAGATTTGTTGATATTGGGAAATGGTGTTTTGCGGTAGATGAATTTTTTATTGCAACTTCTGTAAGCAAGATCCTGGACTATGGAATTCCAAAATTTGAATATGGTGGATATTATACCCGTGGGTTATTATTCCAATATTTTGAGGCATTTATATCTTTAATTTGGGGATTTAATGAAGGTACTCTCAGGTATGGCTCTTTATTTTTCAATCTACTGTCTTTTCCTGCATTATATTTATTAGGCAGAAGGATCGGAGGGAAAACATTAGGCCTTGCGGCTATCTGTATTTTTAGTATATCGTTATGGGAAATTGAGTTATCAAGATTTGTAAGAATGTACACAGCTTTTCAATGTGCATTTTTGTGGTTTTTGTTAATTTTGTTAAACGTTATAGTTGACAAAGATCAAAATAAAATTAAATGGTTGTACGCCATTGCTATCTGCAGTATATTTGTTCATGAAGCTACGATTTTTATACTTTTACTATTGTTTTTGCCATTGCTATTTGGATCTGTTGGTGAGATAAGAAAACATATTCTTGCAAGTTCCGTGATACTGTTATGTGGATATTTCTATTTGAAGTTTGATTTCAGACACCTCGGAACCTCTAGTCATCTTCCTATAGAATATCAAAAATTTATAGGTTCGAAAAATTCCATCTTTCCTGACCTTTATTTCTTAAACACAATTATTCAATTAAGGGAATGGTTTTTCGCTTATGTGTTAGTATTTTCAATTAATATCTATGCCGTATATAGATTGTGGAAAGACATATATTTGACGAATGATAAGAAAACTATAATGTCAATATTGGTTTTCTTAAGCTTGGCTCAAATGTTTGGCCTGCTTTTACTTGTAATGTTAGCCATGATAGTTATAAATAAGGTTGACATTAAAGACAGTAAAAATAAAGCAATACAAAAAACTATAGCTTGCGTAGTAATTACTTTTAATTTTTGGCTTTTATATGGTATTTTTACTAACAAATGGATTGGCGAATTTGAAAACTTGTCAAGTATAAGTATAAAGAAGATTTTAGTTGTACTTTTTAAATATCCTAATATTTTTGATGCATTAATCTTTCCTTGGGGAAACGCTATTCCGATTATTTCCATTTGCTTTTTAATTGCGGCTTTATATATCACTTTTCTCCTTTTTGTTAACAGAGAAAATAATAAGACATGTCAATTACGAGTATTAATATTTGTGATGATATCATGTACATCTTTATTGGGAATTTTGCCTACGAATTACAGAACTACCAGATATGGATTTTTTTTGTATCCAGTTGCTATATTGGTATTGCTTTACTTTATTAAATATTTAGCAGAACGATTTGGAAGCATTAAGTGTCAATCATTAATATTCTTTTTTTTTGCAATATTTATATTTGTAAATACTGATGACTTCGAAATTAATCATTTATGGAACATAAGTTCACCACAGATAAATTTTAGAATGCATCATGATTTACAAAAAGCAATTCACTTTTATCCTAGATGCGATTTTAAGTCCCCCGCAAATTTTATTGACAAGAATGCTGGAGAGAATGACATCATTATTATTAAGGAGTTACCTTGTTGTCATTATTTAAAAAGAATAAGTTATGTTTTTAAGAGCGACAAGAATATAGAGTTTTCCGCTATATCAATATTAAATGGAACAAAAGAGTTTTGGACCGGTGCATATTTGATGTATAAATACGACGATCTCGTTAACTTACTAAATAATATAAAAGAGACTGTATGGATAATAGATTATACTGAAAAATATCCTGGGAGTGTCAACCCACAATTAAGATTTGAAAATCTTTCAAAATATGCTGTTTATACAAGTATCGATGGTGCTTTTAATGTATTAAAAATCCCCCCGGGTAATAACCACTATTAA